One genomic region from Nilaparvata lugens isolate BPH chromosome 3, ASM1435652v1, whole genome shotgun sequence encodes:
- the LOC111059486 gene encoding LOW QUALITY PROTEIN: xyloside xylosyltransferase 1 (The sequence of the model RefSeq protein was modified relative to this genomic sequence to represent the inferred CDS: deleted 1 base in 1 codon) gives MKFYKVVLNLALLLCVIFIVVLYVYQTEDESHTVFHRSNGVFNGKQELQEVFKATVKSVTSDQNNTEPIEYNVWCIFTKVKNMNSPLKFKFENMLSSILQYSSIVIILNIISDARSKYIVESVINKKINETGKQLIKVKYHSVETITSALSNVTVTMQPFFSPHPGAYYSDALFFISLGLYRLASPEHRFAVMLDIDIELQTDIANLFNEFQNFSPDNLIGLAPELSPVYQHILYAYRSRHKTSLLGSPLSAGGFPGLNSGVILFPLDRIRASPLYQTLLTLPAIQNLTSKYSFKGHLGDQDWYTLVAMEHPHLIHQLDCAWNRQLCLWWRDHGYHDTFHQFARCPRPAHILHGNCNTPIPRSPQPNLTNHL, from the exons ATGAAGTTTTACAAAGTAGTTTTGAATTTGGCATTGCTGTTGTGTGTTATTTTCATTGTTGTTCTGTATGTTTATCAGACAGAAGATGAATCTCATACAGTATTTCATAGATCAAATGGCGTATTCAATGGTAAACAAGAACTACAAGAAGTTTTTAAAGCCACCGTGAAGAGTGTAACGAGCGATCAAAACAACACAGAACCCATCGAATACAATGTTTGGTGCATATTTACTAAGGTTAAGAACATGAATTCTCCGCTCAAATTCAAGTTTGAGAATATGTTATCCTCAATATTGCAATACTCGTCAATAGTCATAATTCTAAATATTATAAGTGATGCTAGAAGTAAATATATAGTAGAATCTGTGATAAACAAAAAGATAAATGAAACTGGAAAACAACTTATTAAG GTGAAATACCATAGTGTAGAAACAATCACAAGTGCTTTATCAAATGTAACAGTTACCATGCAACCGTTCTTCAGTCCCCACCCGGGCGCCTACTACAGCGACGCCCTGTTCTTCATCTCTCTCGGCCTCTACAGGTTGGCCTCTCCGGAGCACAGATTCGCCGTCATGCTAGACATTGACATCGAGCTGCAGACAGACATTGCCAATCTCTTCAACGAGTTCCAGAA TTTCAGCCCAGACAACCTGATAGGGCTTGCACCAGAACTATCACCTGTGTATCAGCACATACTGTACGCATACCGCTCGCGCCACAAGACGTCGCTCTTGGGTTCGCCTCTGTCGGCGGGTGGCTTTCCCGGCCTCAACAGCGGTGTCATCCTCTTCCCG TTGGACCGCATCAGGGCGTCCCCCCTCTACCAGACACTGCTCACCCTCCCCGCCATTCAGAACCTTACTAGCAAGTACTCGTTTAAg GGCCACCTGGGCGACCAAGACTGGTACACTCTGGTGGCGATGGAGCACCCGCACCTGATCCACCAGCTGGACTGCGCCTGGAATCGGCAGCTGTGTCTGTGGTGGCGTGACCACGGCTACCATGACACATTCCACCAGTTTGCGCGCTGTCCGCGACCGGCACACATCCTGCATGGCAACTGCAACACGCCCATTCCACGCAGCCCACAACCTAACCTCACCAATCATCTGTAG